One stretch of Girardinichthys multiradiatus isolate DD_20200921_A chromosome 2, DD_fGirMul_XY1, whole genome shotgun sequence DNA includes these proteins:
- the si:dkey-30c15.10 gene encoding anillin isoform X5: MEAEEENGSNITLKRQREPLSDTEDNVVSAAGIKDGLKRRRLEAAGQENQSPELASSRLLAEFQPKPDTPIIPSVRSRVQLLTQRNDGLRSLSDPGNEGPSVPNRGVREHLLGEEEFNQRMDRFKTPVSQANATQTPSPASTCPRTRSGFVCGIQQKLQCTTTPSSKQASIIRQERELELNQLPFQSVIENAWLKWCSSDSSINQVPGDAEMKDGSFTEILTSVAKTPSGNLMGYGAPSDATGVSTELRLTSEGQKESISHGEEDGTEKELKTVILNKEEQPGSHYPEGQTVLKLSFSEEHSLSELHAADKNNFLQSTLLDESNAKETSHVSIVTKEERSEVFTFDDDETMEGSTYNEEEIEPSTDEELRVWRYPQREVSVDEEAISEKKEVFTKDKEEDLEVAREGKENRSSFTNNVAPDLDVSNKTAGFFKQQEDEKIRPEEESEGDNSVDDSLKRKLALQDEALREKSSYNAVYERNAENVAQPHEGERGSAEGRKDVVKAESSKKVTFILEPELINSSALSESDVSAESKAETSLSDAGSECHDDTNTAETIEKMFEEVLEYAEKVEEEGRVEEDGEDHDSGIACSGGKNSVDLEREKNETEEEPREEECDEDELLTFPQSGILSPLSKSVEAVVTPLRLAAAQESNPPSLLLTPQETSTLSPESAPLYSIDAYRTQRQSKLPTIQSVTPAVQRRAPEPKAPVNIIKRITALNEEAGKLQTVINQTLQALSCCTDEEHGRGSLEEAEAEKLLLVSCEKRSALLAEVARLREERNLQSEEAAKEDTDYVSQQACRGTVSITNIQLPLKVEFVCSSHNRAGRPSHYFFVLIRYGPCNIIATPLATAADAQNGDTISFPTAVTLKDIRSSFEIDVEVYSLCPTSGTSCSSDRTSTKSRVTPRKLLNTITKSSNVFTCAAPAALNTRRSSNFSLVGSHKITLASLGCSKFPLDKMKLDGKIRRLLGDEFQEKVPFLSPLEGHIYLKLDSEGHSDVQHQGFLTMFTLISGFGVWNRRYFVLEECNMYYWNNPNDRETKEAEGSISLPRSPSQCVRPVKRDSCARPFTFELANASQQDDQNQEAPSKCWFSADTKQERLDWMEKLNQALLDFHTWNCPRAENQASSSGNLRESIL, from the exons ATGGAAGCTGAGGAGGAAAATGGTAGCAATATCACCTTAAAGAGGCAGAGGGAACCTCTGTCAGACACAGAAGACAATGTCGTCTCTGCAGCAG GTATAAAAGATGGACTGAAGAGACGGCGTCTGGAAGCAGCTGGTCAGGAGAACCAGAGTCCTGAGCTGGCCTCATCTAGACTTCTAGCTGAGTTCCAGCCAAAACCGGACACACCGATAATCCCGTCAGTCCGTTCCCGAGTCCAGCTGCTCACCCAGAGAAACGATG GCCTGCGTTCTCTCTCGGATCCGGGAAATGAAGGCCCATCGGTTCCCAACAGGGGTGTCAGAGAGCATCTTCTCG GTGAGGAAGAATTTAATCAACGGATGGACCGCTTTAAGACACCGGTCTCTCAGGCTAACGCCACCCAAACGCCGAGTCCTGCCAGCACCTGCCCACGGACCCGCTCCGGTTTTGTGTGTGGCATTCAGCAGAAACTACAGTGCACAACAACACCCAGCTCCAAGCAGGCTTCCATTATACGCCAG gaACGGGAACTGGAGTTAAACCAGTTGCCTTTCCAGTCAGTCATCGAGAACGCCTGGCTGAAATGGTGCAGCTCTGATTCCTCAATTAATCAG GTTCCTGGAGATGCTGAGATGAAAGATGGGAGTTTTACTGAAATTTTGACATCTGTTGCAAAGACACCTTCTGGGAATTTGATGG GTTACGGAGCACCCTCTGATGCTACTGGTGTATCTACAGAGCTTAGACTCACCAGTGAAGGCCAGAAGGAGAGCATTTCTCATGGTGAGGAAGATGGAACCGAGAAGGAGCTCAAGACAGTTATTCTGAATAAAGAAGAGCAGCCAGGGTCCCATTATCCAGAGGGCCAGACTGTGTTAAAGTTGTCCTTCAGTGAGGAGCACAGTCTGTCAGAGCTGCATGCAGCTGATAAGAACAATTTCTTACAGTCAACTCTTCTAGACGAGTCAAACGCGAAGGAAACGAGCCATGTTTCCATAGTAACCAAAGAGGAAAGGTCCGAGGTGTTTACTTTCGATGACGATGAGACAATGGAAGGTTCTACATACAATGAGGAGGAGATTGAGCCTTCAACAGATGAGGAATTAAGGGTATGGAGATATCCTCAACGAGAGGTGTCAGTTGATGAAGAAGCTATCTCAGAGAAGAAGGAAGTGTTCACTAAAGATAAAGAAGAGGACTTGGAAGTGGCTAGAGAGGGGAAGGAGAACAGAAGCAGCTTTACAAATAATGTTGCTCCAGATCTAGATGTCTCAAATAAGACCGCTGGCTTTTTTAAACAGCAGGAAGATGAGAAGATTAGACCAGAGGAGGAAAGTGAGGGGGACAACAGTGTAGATGATTCTTTGAAAAGGAAATTAGCTTTACAAGATGAGGCTTTGAGAGAAAAATCCTCATACAATGCAGTTTATGAAAGAAATGCTGAAAATGTTGCTCAGCCCCATGAGGGGGAGAGAGGTTCagcagaaggaaggaaggatgttGTAAAGGCAGAAAGCTCAAAGAAAGTCACCTTTATCCTGGAGCCTGAGCTGATCAATAGCTCGGCTTTGTCTGAGAGCGACGTCTCAGCAGAGTCCAAGGCAGAGACCAGTCTGTCAG ATGCTGGATCCGAATGTCATGATGACACCAACACGGCTGAAACTATTGAGAAGATGTTTGAGGAGGTGCTTGAATATGCTGAAAAGGTAGAAGAAGAGGGGCGAGTTGAGGAAGACGGAGAAGATCATGATAGTGGTATCGCTTGTTCTGGGGGCAAAAACAGCGTGGACTTGGAGAGGGAGAAAAATGAAACGGAGGAAGAGCCCAGAGAAGAGGAATGTGATGAAGATGAGCTTCTTACTTTTCCTCAAAGCGGCATCCTCTCTCCTCTCAGCAAGTCTGTTGAAGCTGTGGTTACCCCACTG cgaCTGGCAGCAGCCCAAGAGTCAAATCCTCCATCTTTGCTCCTGACCCCACAAGAGACCAGCACCCTATCTCCTGAATCTGCTCCTCTGTACAG CATCGATGCATACCGCACACAAAGGCAAAGCAAGCTGCCAACCATTCAGAGTGTGACTCCTGCGGTTCAGAGACGCGCTCCAGAGCCTAAAGCGCCCGTCAACATCATAAAGAGAATAACA GCTCTGAATGAAGAGGCTGGGAAGCTGCAGACTGTGATCAACCAGACGCTGCAGGCTCTGAGCTGCTGCACTGATGAGGAGCATGGTCGAGGCTCGCTGGAGGAGGCTGAAGCTGAGAAGCTTCTGCTTGTGTCCT gTGAGAAACGCTCTGCTCTGCTGGCAGAGGTGGCCAGACTGCGGGAGGAGAGGAACCTTCAGTCTGAAGAGGCTGCAAAGGAGGACACGGACTACGTTTCCCAGCAGGCCTGCAGAGGAACCGTTAGCATCACCAACATCCAGCTGCCTCTGAAGGTGGAATTTGTCTGCTCATCACACAACCGTGCAG GACGGCCGAGCCACTACTTCTTTGTCCTGATCCGCTACGGGCCCTGCAACATCATCGCCACGCCGCTGGCCACAGCTGCTGACGCTCAGAATGGAGACACCATCTCCTTCCCGACTGCAGTCACACT AAAGGATATTCGCTCATCTTTTGAGATTGATGTTGAAGTCTACAGCCTG tGTCCTACTTCAGGAACCAGCTGCAGCTCGGATCGGACCAGCACCAAGTCTCGT GTCACACCAAGGAAGCTTCTGAATACCATTACA AAGTCCAGCAACGTGTTCACAT GCGCCGCTCCCGCTGCTCTCAACACTCGCCGCTCCAGTAACTTTTCTCTGGTGGGTTCCCACAAGATCACCTTGGCTTCTCTGGGATGCAGCAAATTCCCTCTCGATAAG ATGAAACTTGACGGCAAAATCAGGAGGCTGCTGGGAGATGAATTTCAGGAAAAG GTGCCATTTCTCTCACCACTAGAGGGCCACATCTACCTGAAACTGGACAGCGAGGGCCACTCTGATGTCCAGCACCAAGGCTTCCTG ACAATGTTTACGTTGATCAGTGGGTTCGGGGTGTGGAATCGGCGATATTTTGTTCTGGAGGAATGCAACATGTACTACTGGAACAACCCAAACGACAGGGAGACCAAG GAAGCAGAAGGCAGCATCTCTCTGCCCAGGTCTCCCAGTCAGTGTGTCAGGCCTGTTAAGAGAGATTCATGTGCTCGACCTTTTACCTTTGAGCTGGCGAACGCCTCTCAGCAGGACGACCAGAACCAGGAAGCACCGTCCAA GTGTTGGTTCTCAGCCGACACCAAGCAGGAGAGATTGGACTGGATGGAGAAGCTCAACCAAGCCCTGCTGGACTTCCACACATGGAACTGTCCCCGGGCAGAGAACCAGGCGTCCAGCAGCGGGAACCTGAGGGAGAGCATCCTGTAA
- the si:dkey-30c15.10 gene encoding anillin isoform X10, which yields MEAEEENGSNITLKRQREPLSDTEDNVVSAAGIKDGLKRRRLEAAGQENQSPELASSRLLAEFQPKPDTPIIPSVRSRVQLLTQRNDGLRSLSDPGNEGPSVPNRGVREHLLGEEEFNQRMDRFKTPVSQANATQTPSPASTCPRTRSGFVCGIQQKLQCTTTPSSKQASIIRQERELELNQLPFQSVIENAWLKWCSSDSSINQVPGDAEMKDGSFTEILTSVAKTPSGNLMDAGSECHDDTNTAETIEKMFEEVLEYAEKVEEEGRVEEDGEDHDSGIACSGGKNSVDLEREKNETEEEPREEECDEDELLTFPQSGILSPLSKSVEAVVTPLRLAAAQESNPPSLLLTPQETSTLSPESAPLYSIDAYRTQRQSKLPTIQSVTPAVQRRAPEPKAPVNIIKRITALNEEAGKLQTVINQTLQALSCCTDEEHGRGSLEEAEAEKLLLVSCEKRSALLAEVARLREERNLQSEEAAKEDTDYVSQQACRGTVSITNIQLPLKVEFVCSSHNRAGRPSHYFFVLIRYGPCNIIATPLATAADAQNGDTISFPTAVTLKDIRSSFEIDVEVYSLCPTSGTSCSSDRTSTKSRVTPRKLLNTITKSSNVFTCAAPAALNTRRSSNFSLVGSHKITLASLGCSKFPLDKMKLDGKIRRLLGDEFQEKVPFLSPLEGHIYLKLDSEGHSDVQHQGFLTMFTLISGFGVWNRRYFVLEECNMYYWNNPNDRETKEAEGSISLPRSPSQCVRPVKRDSCARPFTFELANASQQDDQNQEAPSKCWFSADTKQERLDWMEKLNQALLDFHTWNCPRAENQASSSGNLRESIL from the exons ATGGAAGCTGAGGAGGAAAATGGTAGCAATATCACCTTAAAGAGGCAGAGGGAACCTCTGTCAGACACAGAAGACAATGTCGTCTCTGCAGCAG GTATAAAAGATGGACTGAAGAGACGGCGTCTGGAAGCAGCTGGTCAGGAGAACCAGAGTCCTGAGCTGGCCTCATCTAGACTTCTAGCTGAGTTCCAGCCAAAACCGGACACACCGATAATCCCGTCAGTCCGTTCCCGAGTCCAGCTGCTCACCCAGAGAAACGATG GCCTGCGTTCTCTCTCGGATCCGGGAAATGAAGGCCCATCGGTTCCCAACAGGGGTGTCAGAGAGCATCTTCTCG GTGAGGAAGAATTTAATCAACGGATGGACCGCTTTAAGACACCGGTCTCTCAGGCTAACGCCACCCAAACGCCGAGTCCTGCCAGCACCTGCCCACGGACCCGCTCCGGTTTTGTGTGTGGCATTCAGCAGAAACTACAGTGCACAACAACACCCAGCTCCAAGCAGGCTTCCATTATACGCCAG gaACGGGAACTGGAGTTAAACCAGTTGCCTTTCCAGTCAGTCATCGAGAACGCCTGGCTGAAATGGTGCAGCTCTGATTCCTCAATTAATCAG GTTCCTGGAGATGCTGAGATGAAAGATGGGAGTTTTACTGAAATTTTGACATCTGTTGCAAAGACACCTTCTGGGAATTTGATGG ATGCTGGATCCGAATGTCATGATGACACCAACACGGCTGAAACTATTGAGAAGATGTTTGAGGAGGTGCTTGAATATGCTGAAAAGGTAGAAGAAGAGGGGCGAGTTGAGGAAGACGGAGAAGATCATGATAGTGGTATCGCTTGTTCTGGGGGCAAAAACAGCGTGGACTTGGAGAGGGAGAAAAATGAAACGGAGGAAGAGCCCAGAGAAGAGGAATGTGATGAAGATGAGCTTCTTACTTTTCCTCAAAGCGGCATCCTCTCTCCTCTCAGCAAGTCTGTTGAAGCTGTGGTTACCCCACTG cgaCTGGCAGCAGCCCAAGAGTCAAATCCTCCATCTTTGCTCCTGACCCCACAAGAGACCAGCACCCTATCTCCTGAATCTGCTCCTCTGTACAG CATCGATGCATACCGCACACAAAGGCAAAGCAAGCTGCCAACCATTCAGAGTGTGACTCCTGCGGTTCAGAGACGCGCTCCAGAGCCTAAAGCGCCCGTCAACATCATAAAGAGAATAACA GCTCTGAATGAAGAGGCTGGGAAGCTGCAGACTGTGATCAACCAGACGCTGCAGGCTCTGAGCTGCTGCACTGATGAGGAGCATGGTCGAGGCTCGCTGGAGGAGGCTGAAGCTGAGAAGCTTCTGCTTGTGTCCT gTGAGAAACGCTCTGCTCTGCTGGCAGAGGTGGCCAGACTGCGGGAGGAGAGGAACCTTCAGTCTGAAGAGGCTGCAAAGGAGGACACGGACTACGTTTCCCAGCAGGCCTGCAGAGGAACCGTTAGCATCACCAACATCCAGCTGCCTCTGAAGGTGGAATTTGTCTGCTCATCACACAACCGTGCAG GACGGCCGAGCCACTACTTCTTTGTCCTGATCCGCTACGGGCCCTGCAACATCATCGCCACGCCGCTGGCCACAGCTGCTGACGCTCAGAATGGAGACACCATCTCCTTCCCGACTGCAGTCACACT AAAGGATATTCGCTCATCTTTTGAGATTGATGTTGAAGTCTACAGCCTG tGTCCTACTTCAGGAACCAGCTGCAGCTCGGATCGGACCAGCACCAAGTCTCGT GTCACACCAAGGAAGCTTCTGAATACCATTACA AAGTCCAGCAACGTGTTCACAT GCGCCGCTCCCGCTGCTCTCAACACTCGCCGCTCCAGTAACTTTTCTCTGGTGGGTTCCCACAAGATCACCTTGGCTTCTCTGGGATGCAGCAAATTCCCTCTCGATAAG ATGAAACTTGACGGCAAAATCAGGAGGCTGCTGGGAGATGAATTTCAGGAAAAG GTGCCATTTCTCTCACCACTAGAGGGCCACATCTACCTGAAACTGGACAGCGAGGGCCACTCTGATGTCCAGCACCAAGGCTTCCTG ACAATGTTTACGTTGATCAGTGGGTTCGGGGTGTGGAATCGGCGATATTTTGTTCTGGAGGAATGCAACATGTACTACTGGAACAACCCAAACGACAGGGAGACCAAG GAAGCAGAAGGCAGCATCTCTCTGCCCAGGTCTCCCAGTCAGTGTGTCAGGCCTGTTAAGAGAGATTCATGTGCTCGACCTTTTACCTTTGAGCTGGCGAACGCCTCTCAGCAGGACGACCAGAACCAGGAAGCACCGTCCAA GTGTTGGTTCTCAGCCGACACCAAGCAGGAGAGATTGGACTGGATGGAGAAGCTCAACCAAGCCCTGCTGGACTTCCACACATGGAACTGTCCCCGGGCAGAGAACCAGGCGTCCAGCAGCGGGAACCTGAGGGAGAGCATCCTGTAA
- the si:dkey-30c15.10 gene encoding anillin isoform X4, whose translation MEAEEENGSNITLKRQREPLSDTEDNVVSAAGIKDGLKRRRLEAAGQENQSPELASSRLLAEFQPKPDTPIIPSVRSRVQLLTQRNDGLRSLSDPGNEGPSVPNRGVREHLLGEEEFNQRMDRFKTPVSQANATQTPSPASTCPRTRSGFVCGIQQKLQCTTTPSSKQASIIRQERELELNQLPFQSVIENAWLKWCSSDSSINQQVPGDAEMKDGSFTEILTSVAKTPSGNLMGYGAPSDATGVSTELRLTSEGQKESISHGEEDGTEKELKTVILNKEEQPGSHYPEGQTVLKLSFSEEHSLSELHAADKNNFLQSTLLDESNAKETSHVSIVTKEERSEVFTFDDDETMEGSTYNEEEIEPSTDEELRVWRYPQREVSVDEEAISEKKEVFTKDKEEDLEVAREGKENRSSFTNNVAPDLDVSNKTAGFFKQQEDEKIRPEEESEGDNSVDDSLKRKLALQDEALREKSSYNAVYERNAENVAQPHEGERGSAEGRKDVVKAESSKKVTFILEPELINSSALSESDVSAESKAETSLSDAGSECHDDTNTAETIEKMFEEVLEYAEKVEEEGRVEEDGEDHDSGIACSGGKNSVDLEREKNETEEEPREEECDEDELLTFPQSGILSPLSKSVEAVVTPLRLAAAQESNPPSLLLTPQETSTLSPESAPLYSIDAYRTQRQSKLPTIQSVTPAVQRRAPEPKAPVNIIKRITALNEEAGKLQTVINQTLQALSCCTDEEHGRGSLEEAEAEKLLLVSCEKRSALLAEVARLREERNLQSEEAAKEDTDYVSQQACRGTVSITNIQLPLKVEFVCSSHNRAGRPSHYFFVLIRYGPCNIIATPLATAADAQNGDTISFPTAVTLKDIRSSFEIDVEVYSLCPTSGTSCSSDRTSTKSRVTPRKLLNTITKSSNVFTCAAPAALNTRRSSNFSLVGSHKITLASLGCSKFPLDKMKLDGKIRRLLGDEFQEKVPFLSPLEGHIYLKLDSEGHSDVQHQGFLTMFTLISGFGVWNRRYFVLEECNMYYWNNPNDRETKEAEGSISLPRSPSQCVRPVKRDSCARPFTFELANASQQDDQNQEAPSKCWFSADTKQERLDWMEKLNQALLDFHTWNCPRAENQASSSGNLRESIL comes from the exons ATGGAAGCTGAGGAGGAAAATGGTAGCAATATCACCTTAAAGAGGCAGAGGGAACCTCTGTCAGACACAGAAGACAATGTCGTCTCTGCAGCAG GTATAAAAGATGGACTGAAGAGACGGCGTCTGGAAGCAGCTGGTCAGGAGAACCAGAGTCCTGAGCTGGCCTCATCTAGACTTCTAGCTGAGTTCCAGCCAAAACCGGACACACCGATAATCCCGTCAGTCCGTTCCCGAGTCCAGCTGCTCACCCAGAGAAACGATG GCCTGCGTTCTCTCTCGGATCCGGGAAATGAAGGCCCATCGGTTCCCAACAGGGGTGTCAGAGAGCATCTTCTCG GTGAGGAAGAATTTAATCAACGGATGGACCGCTTTAAGACACCGGTCTCTCAGGCTAACGCCACCCAAACGCCGAGTCCTGCCAGCACCTGCCCACGGACCCGCTCCGGTTTTGTGTGTGGCATTCAGCAGAAACTACAGTGCACAACAACACCCAGCTCCAAGCAGGCTTCCATTATACGCCAG gaACGGGAACTGGAGTTAAACCAGTTGCCTTTCCAGTCAGTCATCGAGAACGCCTGGCTGAAATGGTGCAGCTCTGATTCCTCAATTAATCAG CAGGTTCCTGGAGATGCTGAGATGAAAGATGGGAGTTTTACTGAAATTTTGACATCTGTTGCAAAGACACCTTCTGGGAATTTGATGG GTTACGGAGCACCCTCTGATGCTACTGGTGTATCTACAGAGCTTAGACTCACCAGTGAAGGCCAGAAGGAGAGCATTTCTCATGGTGAGGAAGATGGAACCGAGAAGGAGCTCAAGACAGTTATTCTGAATAAAGAAGAGCAGCCAGGGTCCCATTATCCAGAGGGCCAGACTGTGTTAAAGTTGTCCTTCAGTGAGGAGCACAGTCTGTCAGAGCTGCATGCAGCTGATAAGAACAATTTCTTACAGTCAACTCTTCTAGACGAGTCAAACGCGAAGGAAACGAGCCATGTTTCCATAGTAACCAAAGAGGAAAGGTCCGAGGTGTTTACTTTCGATGACGATGAGACAATGGAAGGTTCTACATACAATGAGGAGGAGATTGAGCCTTCAACAGATGAGGAATTAAGGGTATGGAGATATCCTCAACGAGAGGTGTCAGTTGATGAAGAAGCTATCTCAGAGAAGAAGGAAGTGTTCACTAAAGATAAAGAAGAGGACTTGGAAGTGGCTAGAGAGGGGAAGGAGAACAGAAGCAGCTTTACAAATAATGTTGCTCCAGATCTAGATGTCTCAAATAAGACCGCTGGCTTTTTTAAACAGCAGGAAGATGAGAAGATTAGACCAGAGGAGGAAAGTGAGGGGGACAACAGTGTAGATGATTCTTTGAAAAGGAAATTAGCTTTACAAGATGAGGCTTTGAGAGAAAAATCCTCATACAATGCAGTTTATGAAAGAAATGCTGAAAATGTTGCTCAGCCCCATGAGGGGGAGAGAGGTTCagcagaaggaaggaaggatgttGTAAAGGCAGAAAGCTCAAAGAAAGTCACCTTTATCCTGGAGCCTGAGCTGATCAATAGCTCGGCTTTGTCTGAGAGCGACGTCTCAGCAGAGTCCAAGGCAGAGACCAGTCTGTCAG ATGCTGGATCCGAATGTCATGATGACACCAACACGGCTGAAACTATTGAGAAGATGTTTGAGGAGGTGCTTGAATATGCTGAAAAGGTAGAAGAAGAGGGGCGAGTTGAGGAAGACGGAGAAGATCATGATAGTGGTATCGCTTGTTCTGGGGGCAAAAACAGCGTGGACTTGGAGAGGGAGAAAAATGAAACGGAGGAAGAGCCCAGAGAAGAGGAATGTGATGAAGATGAGCTTCTTACTTTTCCTCAAAGCGGCATCCTCTCTCCTCTCAGCAAGTCTGTTGAAGCTGTGGTTACCCCACTG cgaCTGGCAGCAGCCCAAGAGTCAAATCCTCCATCTTTGCTCCTGACCCCACAAGAGACCAGCACCCTATCTCCTGAATCTGCTCCTCTGTACAG CATCGATGCATACCGCACACAAAGGCAAAGCAAGCTGCCAACCATTCAGAGTGTGACTCCTGCGGTTCAGAGACGCGCTCCAGAGCCTAAAGCGCCCGTCAACATCATAAAGAGAATAACA GCTCTGAATGAAGAGGCTGGGAAGCTGCAGACTGTGATCAACCAGACGCTGCAGGCTCTGAGCTGCTGCACTGATGAGGAGCATGGTCGAGGCTCGCTGGAGGAGGCTGAAGCTGAGAAGCTTCTGCTTGTGTCCT gTGAGAAACGCTCTGCTCTGCTGGCAGAGGTGGCCAGACTGCGGGAGGAGAGGAACCTTCAGTCTGAAGAGGCTGCAAAGGAGGACACGGACTACGTTTCCCAGCAGGCCTGCAGAGGAACCGTTAGCATCACCAACATCCAGCTGCCTCTGAAGGTGGAATTTGTCTGCTCATCACACAACCGTGCAG GACGGCCGAGCCACTACTTCTTTGTCCTGATCCGCTACGGGCCCTGCAACATCATCGCCACGCCGCTGGCCACAGCTGCTGACGCTCAGAATGGAGACACCATCTCCTTCCCGACTGCAGTCACACT AAAGGATATTCGCTCATCTTTTGAGATTGATGTTGAAGTCTACAGCCTG tGTCCTACTTCAGGAACCAGCTGCAGCTCGGATCGGACCAGCACCAAGTCTCGT GTCACACCAAGGAAGCTTCTGAATACCATTACA AAGTCCAGCAACGTGTTCACAT GCGCCGCTCCCGCTGCTCTCAACACTCGCCGCTCCAGTAACTTTTCTCTGGTGGGTTCCCACAAGATCACCTTGGCTTCTCTGGGATGCAGCAAATTCCCTCTCGATAAG ATGAAACTTGACGGCAAAATCAGGAGGCTGCTGGGAGATGAATTTCAGGAAAAG GTGCCATTTCTCTCACCACTAGAGGGCCACATCTACCTGAAACTGGACAGCGAGGGCCACTCTGATGTCCAGCACCAAGGCTTCCTG ACAATGTTTACGTTGATCAGTGGGTTCGGGGTGTGGAATCGGCGATATTTTGTTCTGGAGGAATGCAACATGTACTACTGGAACAACCCAAACGACAGGGAGACCAAG GAAGCAGAAGGCAGCATCTCTCTGCCCAGGTCTCCCAGTCAGTGTGTCAGGCCTGTTAAGAGAGATTCATGTGCTCGACCTTTTACCTTTGAGCTGGCGAACGCCTCTCAGCAGGACGACCAGAACCAGGAAGCACCGTCCAA GTGTTGGTTCTCAGCCGACACCAAGCAGGAGAGATTGGACTGGATGGAGAAGCTCAACCAAGCCCTGCTGGACTTCCACACATGGAACTGTCCCCGGGCAGAGAACCAGGCGTCCAGCAGCGGGAACCTGAGGGAGAGCATCCTGTAA